In Sphaeramia orbicularis chromosome 3, fSphaOr1.1, whole genome shotgun sequence, a genomic segment contains:
- the esrp2 gene encoding epithelial splicing regulatory protein 2, protein MASHSDTLVVFFGATAGANGGKLGSDEREIILLVWQIVDLHEKKVGKLHRCLVKPDTLELTDQSKEETGLSLDEIIKAEPLDKVLQQFQQSVSSEVKCLGRSSYTLCVNSPLIIRQAVHPEASKKNLVLPESFFSFVDLRKEFHKCCPNAGPVQRLTLASMLEYVGLPAVSDGTGVREVRSMVQLILRILAEPYNHKFSCVETIKYKFDSGTCSKTEPVDSETVIRARGLPWQSSDQDIARFFKGLNIAKGGVALCLNAQGRRNGEALVRFINSEHRDLALERHKHHMGSRYIEVYKATGEEFLKIAGGTSNEVAQFLSKENQVIIRMRGLPFTATPQEVLAFLGPESPVTDGAEGLLFVKYPDGRPTGDAFVLFSCEEYAQNALKKHKQILGKRYIELFRSTAAEVQQVLNRYMSTPLISTLPPSPIMPVPVLATPPFLPASSSTRDCVRLRGLPYTAGIEDILEFMGEHTVDIKPHGVHMVLNQQGRPSGDAFIQMKSPDKAFMVAQKCHKKTMKDRYVEVFQCSTEEMSIVLMGGTLNRSGLSPPPCKLPCLSPPTAYAPFPTPPAILSEAALYQPPLLAAPRPPQTTAHSPAHTLAYYPPQPHLYMNMNMNYTAYYPSPPVSPSTVGYFAPPGAVAAAVAAQPHHPAGASSVLPQPGALVRMQGLPFNTGVKDILSFFQGYQYAPDEYSGVVQMSEQARSLIQPKEWLCL, encoded by the exons ATGGCTTCGCACAGTGATACTCTGGTGGTGTTCTTTGGGGCAACAGCTGGTGCAAATGGGGGTAAACTGGGTTCGGATGAGAGGGAAATAATTCTCTTGGTGTGGCAAATTGTGGACCTACATGAGAAAAAG GTGGGGAAGCTTCATAGATGTCTTGTCAAGCCGGACACTTTGGAGCTGACAGACCAGAGTAAAGAGGAAACAGGCCTGAGTCTGGATGAAATCATCAAAGCTGAGCCTCTGGATAAAGTTCTGCAACAG TTTCAGCAGTCTGTGTCGTCAGAAGTGAAGTGTCTTGGCAGAAGCTCTTATACACTATGCGTCAACAGTCCACTTATCATCAGACAGGCTGTCCATCCTGAAGCGTCCAAAAAG AATCTTGTGCTTCCTGAAAGTTTCTTTTCATTTGTGGACTTGAGGAAGGAGTTTCACAAATGCTGCCCCAATGCTGGTCCTGTGCAAAGGCTCACACTTGCCTCCATGCTGGAAT ATGTTGGTCTACCTGCTGTGTCAGATGGGACGGGGGTGAGGGAGGTGAGGAGCATGGTTCAGCTGATTCTTCGCATCCTGGCTGAGCCCTACA ATCACAAATTCTCCTGCGTTGAAACTATAAAGTACAAGTTCGACTCTGGCACATG TAGTAAAACAGAGCCAGTGGACAGCGAGACTGTGATCAGAGCCCGAGGACTTCCATGGCAGTCTTCAGACCAAGACATTGCTCGCTTCTTTAAAGGCCTCAATATCGCCAA gggtGGTGTTGCCCTGTGTCTGAATGCTCAGGGCAGGAGAAACGGAGAGGCCTTAGTTCGCTTCATCAACTCTGAGCACAGGGATCTGGCTCTGGAGCGTCATAAGCACCACATGGGCAGCCGCTACATAGAG GTCTACAAGGCTACTGGAGAGGAATTCCTCAAGATTGCTGGAG GTACATCTAATGAGGTGGCCCAGTTCCTGTCCAAAGAGAACCAAGTGATTATCCGCATGCGGGGGCTACCGTTCACGGCCACACCCCAGGAAGTACTGGCCTTCCTCGGCCCAGAGAGCCCAGTTACAGACGGAGCCGAGGGCCTGCTCTTTGTCAAGTACCCGGACGGACGGCCCACAGGCGATGCTTTCGTTCTTTTTTCTTGTGAAGAGTACGCCCAAAACGCCCTGAAGAAACACAAGCAGATTCTTGGAAAGCGGTACATCGAACTGTTCCGGAGTACAGCAGCTGAGGTGCAACAG GTCTTGAACCGGTACATGTCCACCCCTCTGATCTCCACACTGCCACCCTCACCCATCATGCCTGTCCCCGTCCTCGCCACGCCCCCCTTTCTACCAGCATCCAGCAGCACTCGTGACTGCGTCCGCCTGCGTGGGCTACCCTACACAGCTGGGATCGAAGATATTCTGGAGTTCATGGGAGAACACACAGTGGACATCAAACCCCACGGAGTCCACATGGTCCTCAATCAGCAG GGGCGGCCCTCTGGCGACGCCTTCATCCAAATGAAATCACCAGACAAGGCATTCATGGTGGCCCAGAAGTGTCATAAAAAGACAATGAAGGACAGATACGTGGAGGTGTTCCAGTGTTCCACAGAGGAAATGAGCATCGTCCTGATGGGAGGAACCCTGAACCGGAGTGGACTCTCCCCCCCGCCGTGCAAACTACCCT GTTTGTCTCCCCCCACGGCCTACGCCCCCTTCCCCACCCCACCCGCCATCCTGTCTGAGGCAGCCCTCTACCAGCCCCCCCTGCTGGCTGCGcccagaccacctcagaccactgCACACAGCCCCGCTCACACCCTGGCCTACTACCCCCCCCAGCCTCATCTctacatgaacatgaacatgaactacACTGCTTACTACCCCAG CCCCCCAGTTTCTCCCTCCACTGTCGGCTACTTTGCTCCACCAGGAGCAGTAGCTGCAGCGGTCGCCGCCCAGCCCCACCACCCTGCCGGCGCCTCCTCGGTGCTCCCCCAGCCCGGGGCCTTGGTCCGGATGCAGGGTCTGCCCTTCAACACTGGGGTCAAGGACATCCTCAGCTTCTTCCAGGGATACCAG TACGCCCCTGATGAGTACAGCGGCGTGGTTCAGATGAGCGAACAGGCCAGGAGTCTGATTCAGCCCAAAGAATGGCTCTGTCTTTAG